From a region of the Fervidicoccaceae archaeon genome:
- a CDS encoding Glu/Leu/Phe/Val dehydrogenase, which produces MSTYLQWMSQVLREAISIANLPSELHDLIFKPERVISVKIPVKMDSGKIVVFEGYRVQHNSVLGPYKGGIRFHPEVTLETDMALALGMTLKNSLANIPYGGGKGAVKVDPTKLSQRELEELSRGYVRALHPFIGPEIDIPAPDVNTNPQVMAWMVDEYSKITGRNVPGVFTGKPPELWGNQARIYSTGFGVAVIAKSAMDEMMGGIEGKKVAVHGFGNVGSYAAYWLAKEGAKVVAISNIYGSVYDPQGIDIELAMSRPEVLRDVRYYPRGEKFNDTDVPLYADADILVPASLENVITPEKVPRIKARLIVEGANGPTMPEAEKLLYSRKDFLAVIPDILANSGGVIASYLEWVQNLSWLNWSEEETRERLRAIMLDNFKRVMNAWKRFRESNPDKLVTMRDASFALSVERLYKVMKLRGHI; this is translated from the coding sequence ATGTCAACATATCTTCAATGGATGTCACAGGTTCTCAGAGAGGCAATATCTATAGCAAACCTTCCATCAGAGCTTCACGACTTAATATTCAAACCAGAAAGAGTAATTTCGGTTAAGATACCTGTAAAGATGGATAGTGGAAAAATTGTTGTTTTCGAGGGATATAGAGTTCAGCACAACAGCGTCTTGGGCCCATACAAAGGAGGCATAAGATTTCATCCGGAGGTGACGCTGGAAACAGACATGGCATTGGCCTTGGGAATGACCCTGAAGAACAGCTTAGCTAATATACCGTACGGAGGTGGAAAGGGAGCAGTAAAGGTCGATCCTACAAAGTTAAGCCAAAGAGAGCTCGAGGAGCTCAGCAGGGGTTATGTAAGGGCTCTTCACCCCTTCATTGGTCCCGAAATAGATATACCAGCCCCAGATGTCAATACAAATCCTCAGGTAATGGCTTGGATGGTGGACGAATATAGCAAAATAACGGGTAGAAACGTACCGGGAGTCTTCACCGGCAAACCTCCAGAGCTTTGGGGCAACCAGGCAAGAATATATTCAACGGGCTTTGGAGTCGCTGTTATAGCTAAATCAGCCATGGACGAGATGATGGGAGGAATTGAGGGTAAAAAAGTCGCCGTTCACGGTTTTGGAAACGTTGGAAGTTATGCCGCCTATTGGCTAGCAAAGGAGGGTGCCAAAGTTGTAGCAATTTCAAATATATATGGAAGCGTATATGATCCGCAAGGTATAGATATAGAACTAGCAATGAGCAGACCGGAAGTTCTGAGAGATGTGAGATATTACCCAAGAGGGGAAAAGTTCAATGATACAGATGTCCCTCTCTATGCTGATGCTGACATTCTAGTGCCTGCCTCGCTGGAGAACGTAATAACTCCGGAAAAGGTTCCAAGGATTAAAGCAAGGCTGATTGTTGAGGGAGCCAATGGACCAACTATGCCAGAGGCAGAGAAACTCCTATATTCACGAAAGGACTTTCTAGCAGTGATCCCAGATATACTTGCTAATTCTGGTGGAGTGATAGCTTCCTATCTGGAATGGGTGCAGAATCTTAGCTGGTTAAACTGGAGCGAAGAAGAAACAAGAGAAAGGCTTAGAGCAATAATGCTCGACAATTTCAAGAGAGTTATGAACGCATGGAAAAGGTTCAGAGAAAGCAATCCAGACAAACTGGTAACAATGAGAGATGCTTCGTTTGCTCTATCTGTTGAAAGGCTGTATAAAGTGATGAAGCTTAGGGGTCATATTTAA
- the rgy gene encoding reverse gyrase, whose amino-acid sequence MVKAVYANSCPNCGGPISSVRLAMGLPCSSCLPSIGEEEAKHISFLTPGERFKLISKKISSTAEGSYSMLAELHEELDRFERFFKRCVGKEFWSLQRTWAYRILSGDSFAITAPTGVGKTTLLLVYSLYEASEGTRVLILVPTESLLRQSLERLHTFSRTLGAELRILGYLSKASKREKEENIRKIESGDFDILITTTSFLSRKFNILKNKLFGLIVVDDADSLLKDSLNVNRVLELSGFKSEEIEAAMRAIKLRNELYFLKAAGRGSEKIEQMERELEELEILIARAKGERARGQLLISSATGRQSGIRPKLFKELLGFEIGGIHAYMRNVIDSYEIQASKESMKKRILDLVRALGSGGLIFISKDAGTSEAKELANYLLSNGIKADLAIAGKSSIEKLRKGDVDILIGISSYYGVAVRGVDIPDKIKYAIFVGVPKNRVPLRSSLISPRRLLQVIAYLSDIDSSIKESYISLAQRLAKLTPSEINVLRISLMNGSIDALGGWLKEIAEEIMKGIESVEKVLKNVMKVGDYLSVGTAIIFRESSDDFYMINPDPLTYIQASGRTSRFLDEKMTLGLSIILESDIRVLEAFQRKMSIFSRSFVLSPLSKLDLEKIKELLEESRKGGKGIKSFRPAKSLLMIVESPNKARTIAWYFGRPSRRKFGRITAYEVPIIDEETLDTYLVTIVATKGHVFDLPVNDGIGAYGVIVKDADFVPVYAPITFCLSCKKSFSSIELSCPYCGEKNKLVRSTEIIQVLRKLSLEAEEVVIATDPDVEGEKIAWDVYLMLKPFSKKISRAEFHEITPDAILRSLRNLREVNISRVSAQIMRRITDRWIGFPLSSILKEKYGKPWLGAGRVQTPVLGWTISRYAEWKRDRGFFIRAKGEAGIEVSFFRKNKEEAENLAALIERNGYLEIISCDKKTEQINPLPPYTTDSLLFDASRSLGLSSTTAMKILQDLFEAGLITYHRTDSTHISNKGISVAKEYFEKVLKKPELFYPRTWGEEGAHEAIRPTRPLGIDDLRKGILDGTLKIPINLTKAHLELYDLIFKRFIASQARASIVEKIIMKIASPNGDYDEKEILLREISEGFASIIALPFSPEAIKISSLGRLKIFEKGVSIYKSSLTPLHSEGTLVKMMKERRLGRPSTYAKIIDSLRRHGYIVISKKRSFVIPTSIGIEVHTFLTESFPDLIMEEATKKLEERMDSIESGQSTYEDVLKELYNKLNSIGVLDRKSISTSLSRGFVEEALA is encoded by the coding sequence TTGGTTAAGGCTGTATATGCAAATTCATGTCCAAATTGTGGTGGCCCCATTTCATCAGTTAGACTTGCTATGGGACTGCCATGCTCTTCTTGCCTTCCAAGTATTGGGGAGGAAGAAGCGAAACATATATCCTTTCTTACTCCTGGAGAAAGATTCAAGCTTATTTCGAAGAAGATCTCGAGTACAGCGGAAGGAAGCTATTCAATGCTTGCTGAACTCCATGAGGAGCTTGATCGCTTTGAAAGATTCTTCAAAAGGTGTGTTGGAAAAGAATTCTGGAGCCTTCAGAGAACTTGGGCATACAGGATACTATCAGGAGACAGCTTTGCTATAACAGCACCCACTGGAGTAGGAAAAACCACCCTCCTACTTGTATACTCACTTTATGAAGCTTCCGAGGGAACAAGAGTCCTCATTTTGGTTCCAACAGAATCCTTGCTGAGGCAGTCACTTGAGAGGCTCCATACATTTTCAAGAACATTGGGCGCAGAGCTCAGAATATTGGGTTATCTGAGTAAAGCTTCCAAGAGAGAAAAAGAAGAAAATATCAGGAAAATTGAAAGTGGAGACTTTGACATATTGATCACAACCACTAGCTTCCTTTCAAGAAAGTTCAACATACTTAAGAACAAACTTTTTGGTCTCATAGTGGTAGATGATGCAGATTCTCTACTCAAAGATTCTCTCAATGTAAACAGGGTTCTTGAACTCTCAGGTTTCAAGAGCGAGGAAATTGAAGCAGCGATGAGAGCAATAAAGCTTCGGAATGAGCTATATTTCCTCAAAGCAGCGGGAAGAGGCAGTGAGAAAATTGAGCAGATGGAGAGAGAGCTCGAGGAGCTCGAAATTCTCATTGCTAGGGCCAAAGGAGAAAGAGCTAGAGGGCAACTCCTAATATCCAGTGCTACTGGAAGACAATCAGGAATTAGACCTAAACTCTTCAAAGAGCTCCTAGGTTTTGAAATAGGAGGAATTCATGCCTATATGAGAAATGTGATTGATAGCTACGAGATCCAAGCAAGTAAAGAGAGCATGAAAAAGAGAATTCTGGATCTTGTTAGGGCTCTTGGGAGCGGAGGGCTAATTTTCATATCAAAGGATGCAGGAACTTCTGAGGCCAAAGAATTAGCAAACTACCTCTTATCTAATGGAATAAAGGCTGATCTAGCGATTGCTGGAAAAAGCTCCATAGAAAAGCTAAGGAAGGGAGACGTCGACATACTTATTGGCATCTCGAGCTACTATGGAGTAGCTGTTAGAGGAGTGGATATTCCCGATAAAATCAAGTATGCTATATTTGTTGGAGTCCCTAAGAATAGAGTTCCACTGCGAAGCTCCCTGATTAGCCCAAGGAGGCTCCTTCAGGTTATCGCCTATTTATCAGACATAGATTCATCTATAAAGGAATCATATATCAGTCTAGCACAGAGGCTTGCTAAGCTGACACCATCAGAAATAAATGTCCTAAGAATATCCCTCATGAATGGAAGCATAGATGCTTTAGGAGGATGGCTAAAGGAAATCGCTGAAGAAATAATGAAGGGAATTGAGAGTGTTGAGAAAGTCCTGAAAAACGTTATGAAAGTGGGAGATTACTTGAGCGTGGGAACTGCAATTATATTCAGAGAGAGCAGTGATGATTTTTACATGATAAATCCTGATCCCCTTACTTATATTCAGGCTAGTGGAAGAACCAGCAGATTTCTCGATGAAAAGATGACGTTGGGACTCAGCATAATACTAGAATCCGATATCAGGGTTCTAGAGGCTTTTCAGAGAAAAATGTCAATATTCTCCAGGTCCTTTGTCTTATCTCCTTTGAGCAAGCTTGACCTGGAAAAAATAAAAGAGCTTCTCGAGGAATCGAGAAAAGGAGGAAAAGGGATAAAGAGCTTTAGACCGGCTAAATCTCTGCTCATGATAGTAGAATCACCCAACAAGGCAAGAACTATTGCCTGGTATTTCGGCAGACCATCAAGAAGAAAATTTGGAAGAATTACTGCCTACGAAGTTCCAATAATCGATGAAGAAACCCTTGACACTTATCTGGTGACAATAGTAGCAACGAAGGGACATGTTTTCGATCTTCCAGTAAACGATGGAATTGGGGCTTACGGAGTTATAGTGAAAGATGCAGATTTCGTTCCTGTCTATGCTCCAATAACCTTTTGCCTTTCCTGCAAAAAATCATTCTCCAGCATTGAGCTGTCATGTCCTTATTGTGGAGAAAAGAACAAGTTAGTAAGATCGACTGAGATCATACAAGTATTGAGAAAGCTTTCCCTTGAAGCGGAGGAGGTGGTGATAGCAACAGATCCAGATGTCGAGGGTGAAAAAATAGCCTGGGACGTTTATCTGATGCTTAAGCCCTTCTCCAAGAAAATAAGCAGAGCTGAGTTTCATGAGATAACCCCGGATGCTATATTGAGATCTCTTAGGAATCTCAGAGAAGTAAATATCAGTAGAGTTTCTGCTCAGATAATGAGAAGGATAACCGATAGGTGGATAGGCTTCCCCCTTTCTTCAATTTTAAAAGAAAAATATGGAAAGCCATGGCTGGGAGCAGGGAGAGTGCAGACCCCAGTACTTGGGTGGACAATAAGCAGATATGCTGAGTGGAAAAGAGATAGGGGGTTCTTCATTAGAGCTAAAGGAGAAGCTGGTATAGAAGTTTCCTTCTTTAGAAAGAATAAAGAAGAAGCGGAAAATTTAGCAGCACTCATTGAAAGAAATGGGTATCTCGAAATAATTTCATGTGATAAAAAAACAGAGCAGATAAACCCCTTGCCTCCCTACACAACTGATTCTCTCCTCTTCGATGCCAGCAGATCATTGGGATTGAGCTCAACAACGGCAATGAAGATACTACAGGATCTCTTCGAGGCAGGCCTAATTACTTATCACAGAACGGACAGCACTCATATTTCTAATAAAGGCATATCAGTAGCAAAGGAATATTTCGAGAAAGTTCTAAAGAAGCCGGAACTATTTTACCCCAGAACTTGGGGAGAGGAGGGAGCACATGAGGCCATAAGGCCAACTAGACCCCTTGGAATCGATGATCTGAGAAAGGGGATACTGGATGGAACCCTTAAAATACCAATAAACCTGACAAAAGCCCATCTAGAACTTTACGATTTAATCTTCAAAAGATTCATAGCCAGTCAAGCAAGAGCATCTATTGTCGAAAAAATCATAATGAAAATAGCATCACCAAATGGAGATTATGATGAGAAGGAAATCTTACTTAGAGAAATATCCGAGGGATTCGCATCCATAATTGCTCTGCCGTTCTCTCCAGAAGCCATAAAAATATCCTCGCTTGGAAGATTAAAAATTTTCGAGAAAGGGGTTTCTATATATAAATCTTCTCTAACTCCGCTTCATTCCGAAGGAACTCTCGTTAAAATGATGAAGGAAAGGAGATTAGGCAGGCCAAGCACTTATGCCAAAATCATAGACAGCCTCAGAAGACATGGCTACATCGTGATTTCCAAGAAAAGAAGCTTTGTCATACCAACCTCAATTGGAATCGAAGTTCACACATTCTTGACTGAGAGTTTCCCAGATCTCATTATGGAAGAAGCAACAAAAAAGCTTGAAGAGAGAATGGATTCTATAGAAAGTGGACAGAGTACCTATGAAGATGTTCTAAAAGAGCTGTACAACAAATTGAACTCAATAGGAGTTCTGGATAGAAAATCTATCTCGACTTCATTGTCGAGAGGATTCGTTGAAGAGGCTCTGGCCTAA
- the albA gene encoding DNA-binding protein Alba translates to MAAQGPTPSNVILVGKKPVMNYVMAVLALLNQGVDEVVVKARGRAISKAVDAVEIIRNKLLAEKVEVKDIKIGSQVVQGQDRTSRVSTIEITLKLGRKQ, encoded by the coding sequence ATGGCAGCACAAGGTCCAACCCCGAGTAATGTCATCCTTGTTGGAAAGAAACCTGTAATGAACTACGTGATGGCCGTCCTGGCCCTCCTCAACCAAGGAGTTGATGAGGTCGTAGTGAAGGCAAGAGGAAGGGCTATAAGCAAGGCTGTGGATGCGGTCGAAATAATAAGAAACAAGCTGCTGGCTGAAAAAGTGGAAGTCAAGGACATAAAGATCGGCAGCCAAGTAGTCCAGGGCCAGGATAGAACTAGCAGAGTCAGTACAATAGAGATAACCCTAAAGCTCGGAAGAAAGCAGTAA
- a CDS encoding aminotransferase class I/II-fold pyridoxal phosphate-dependent enzyme — MEINLKLNESPFPPSPLSIQMAMNYISSSNRYEIEELRENLIEELAKYSGVDKEMIEIFPGSSYQLLLSLIYAKVNTLQFIAPFPTFHVMYDLAEVYKVDMKDVELEGENYTLPVERLIENSKGSIVYISNPNNPTSNILLEDEGIVRKLSKYAKLLILDEAYYEFSRLTFSQLAYELENIMIVRTLSKAFSIAGARIGYTISNKHVKETINSMRVGYEVPIVSQAMALGALRDLEYMRKNVDSIISTRDFIREKLLERGIWSPKSYTNFLLIDLPFECSTVERELKRSGIEVLCLSDVKKFRAKFSKKMRVTVGSREEMEIFLEKITEITSNRNGRL, encoded by the coding sequence ATGGAAATCAACCTCAAATTGAACGAGTCCCCTTTTCCTCCTTCGCCTCTGTCAATTCAAATGGCTATGAACTATATCAGCAGCTCAAACAGATATGAAATAGAGGAGCTGAGAGAAAATCTTATTGAAGAGCTAGCAAAGTACAGCGGCGTAGATAAAGAAATGATAGAAATTTTTCCTGGTTCATCCTATCAGCTACTTCTTTCACTTATCTATGCTAAGGTCAACACATTACAATTCATTGCACCTTTTCCCACTTTTCATGTTATGTATGATTTGGCTGAGGTCTACAAGGTTGATATGAAGGATGTGGAACTCGAGGGAGAAAACTATACATTGCCGGTGGAGAGACTAATAGAGAATTCGAAGGGTTCAATCGTATACATATCCAATCCAAATAATCCAACATCCAACATTCTTTTGGAGGATGAAGGGATTGTAAGGAAGCTGAGCAAGTACGCAAAACTTCTAATACTTGATGAAGCGTATTATGAGTTCTCTAGATTGACTTTTTCTCAATTGGCTTACGAATTAGAAAACATCATGATCGTTAGAACACTCTCAAAAGCCTTCAGCATTGCTGGTGCCAGAATAGGATATACTATTTCTAATAAGCATGTTAAGGAAACGATAAACAGCATGAGAGTAGGATATGAAGTCCCCATTGTCTCACAGGCAATGGCACTTGGAGCCCTGAGGGACTTGGAGTATATGAGGAAAAACGTTGACTCGATAATTTCAACTAGAGACTTTATCAGAGAAAAGCTCTTGGAGAGGGGGATTTGGTCTCCAAAGAGCTATACCAACTTTTTGCTTATTGACTTGCCCTTTGAATGCAGCACTGTGGAAAGAGAACTGAAGAGAAGCGGAATAGAAGTTCTATGTCTATCAGATGTAAAGAAATTCAGAGCAAAGTTCTCAAAAAAGATGAGAGTCACGGTAGGAAGCAGAGAAGAAATGGAAATATTTCTAGAAAAAATAACTGAGATTACTTCAAACAGGAACGGAAGGCTGTGA
- a CDS encoding DUF996 domain-containing protein — protein sequence MGKIEDAKIIGGIGSLLFLLGGMGALGKFSLFSIVGLIMMAIAIKYISDEVREPAIFNNFLYFLVVSIVGLIIGSIIGLASFFQAMFIGKLAIILSILALLIIFWIVSIVSSIFLRRSFELVATKTGNSMFSTAGKLYFIGAILLIIFIGLLIIFVALILTVIAFFSLSPPKSSPQMPSQPSVPV from the coding sequence ATGGGCAAAATTGAAGATGCTAAAATAATTGGTGGTATTGGGTCTCTTCTGTTTCTCCTGGGGGGAATGGGGGCTCTTGGAAAGTTCTCATTGTTCTCCATCGTAGGTCTAATAATGATGGCCATCGCAATTAAATATATTTCCGATGAAGTGAGGGAACCAGCAATATTCAACAACTTTTTATATTTCCTAGTCGTTTCAATTGTAGGTTTAATAATTGGCTCAATAATAGGATTGGCATCTTTTTTTCAAGCTATGTTCATAGGAAAGCTGGCAATTATACTCAGCATACTCGCACTGCTGATCATTTTCTGGATAGTCTCAATTGTATCGAGCATATTTTTGAGGAGAAGCTTTGAATTAGTAGCAACAAAAACTGGGAACTCCATGTTTTCGACTGCTGGAAAGCTATATTTTATTGGTGCTATTCTTCTCATAATCTTTATTGGATTGTTGATAATATTCGTAGCACTGATCCTGACTGTAATTGCTTTCTTCTCCTTAAGTCCTCCAAAGAGCTCTCCACAGATGCCATCACAGCCTTCCGTTCCTGTTTGA
- a CDS encoding MgtC/SapB family protein, producing the protein MISFQVTETDIDVIITLLISFLEGGLLGLERYKVRLEHIEKEKVGEEIPGVRTYGLMSLLGTVIALVLSGKIQVSQYSGLFLSALSLVFIGLVLAFYIRYRMFVSGMTGLTSYFVFILTFVVGFLTGYGFYIISMSLTFLIAGILAIKKAVTASVEKLSYEDLSAGLELGFIVFILGPLAFGTNYVIWGLSLKGLYIFFALVLAISYLSYMTYKIIGSKSLPIVSFLGGLINSEATLMNLLKMNLTEKILVPVVAVDNAAMIIRVGITVLVSALAFLGPKDYVRFASVVLIGVMLSLAILFSLAYFISRRLRDGNGSDREMKITSPLNMKLALVGVSLYVFILIVVKLVAMFFGSYAIFITSFMGGLVNALATVLSLLSLGNTVDMRIISTGSLLSISAAIANKIIYALVSSRKKEDVEIVILCSIPPAVVLGIYSILVYLYG; encoded by the coding sequence TTGATTTCCTTCCAAGTCACCGAGACTGATATCGATGTGATAATAACTCTTCTGATTTCATTTCTGGAAGGGGGTCTACTTGGCCTGGAGAGGTATAAAGTTAGGCTAGAACATATTGAAAAGGAAAAAGTTGGAGAAGAAATCCCAGGCGTGAGGACATATGGACTAATGAGCTTGCTTGGAACAGTAATTGCTCTCGTACTCAGTGGAAAGATTCAGGTCTCTCAATACTCAGGTCTCTTTCTCTCTGCTCTCAGTCTGGTATTCATTGGGCTGGTTCTCGCTTTCTACATACGCTATAGAATGTTTGTATCCGGAATGACTGGCTTGACGAGCTACTTTGTCTTCATATTGACTTTCGTTGTTGGATTTCTAACAGGCTATGGGTTCTATATTATTTCCATGAGCTTGACTTTCCTAATTGCCGGCATTCTTGCTATAAAGAAAGCTGTAACAGCTTCGGTAGAGAAATTGAGCTATGAGGATTTATCGGCCGGACTTGAACTTGGATTTATAGTGTTCATACTTGGACCCCTAGCATTTGGTACTAACTATGTTATTTGGGGTCTAAGTCTCAAGGGTCTGTACATATTCTTTGCTTTAGTGCTTGCCATTTCTTATTTGAGCTATATGACGTACAAAATCATTGGCTCAAAGTCTCTTCCCATTGTCTCCTTCCTAGGAGGTCTAATAAACAGTGAAGCGACATTGATGAACTTGCTAAAAATGAATTTGACAGAAAAAATACTTGTGCCAGTTGTGGCTGTAGATAATGCTGCCATGATAATAAGAGTTGGAATAACAGTTCTTGTAAGCGCCCTTGCGTTTCTAGGACCAAAGGACTATGTGCGGTTTGCCTCAGTTGTCCTAATTGGAGTTATGCTTAGTCTAGCAATTCTTTTCTCACTAGCGTATTTCATTTCACGCAGACTGAGAGATGGAAATGGTAGTGATAGAGAAATGAAAATAACAAGCCCCCTCAATATGAAGCTTGCCCTGGTTGGAGTCTCATTATACGTGTTTATACTCATAGTAGTGAAGCTGGTGGCAATGTTTTTCGGTAGCTATGCTATATTTATAACATCATTCATGGGGGGTCTTGTCAATGCTTTGGCAACAGTCCTCTCCCTTCTATCATTGGGCAACACTGTTGACATGAGAATAATCAGCACAGGATCGCTTCTCTCCATATCAGCAGCTATTGCGAACAAAATAATTTATGCGTTAGTTTCATCCAGGAAAAAAGAAGATGTTGAAATTGTGATATTGTGCTCAATTCCCCCAGCTGTCGTGCTGGGAATCTACTCCATTCTCGTGTATTTATATGGATAG